The DNA region TGGTCTTGTTAATCAGTACAAggatattgattaagaaatttaaaagaaaaagtatttattatgaaaaacataaaaaaaaaacttagtaattaattttgcttattcaataaaaaatatttcttgtttTAATTACTTATCCAATACCTTGAAAATAATGATTAGCATTTGTCTAAAGAGTATGATACATATTTACTGTTGATAAAAGAAGCATTAATTCCTAAATTGACCTCAGGCTCCAAACATAAGCTAAATCAAGAACAGTTCCACTATGGCATGAATCAATAACGGCATGAAGTTTAGCACCGCGTGGTAGTGGCCTAACAATTGTAGCATTAATCTCATCATCAAGTATATTTCCCTGCTCTCTGGAATCAACAGGACATATTACTTCGTCAGACCTATCAAGTTCATCTCCAGACATATCCGGTTTCTGAGCGCCATGCCCTGCGAAGTGGAACACCAATGAATCCCCTGACTGGCTACCCTCAATCAGCCACCTCATGGCCATTTGAATGTTATATTTTGTCGGGAATTTTAGCGGGTCTCTCTCCTCCATATCATCTGTCAGTAGGTTCTGAATGTTCagatatgaaaatgaagaaatgaatAAAGCTATACTATTTATGTGTTTCAAAATGTTAATATATCATAAGAAAGTATATGGAAACACCTGTGAGAATGAGAATGGATTCCCTAGGAAACCCACAATACTTAACCAGAAACATATTCATGTTTTTAACATCATTCACGGTGCCGTTTAGCTGCTGGCTATCCTGCCCATGATAGCGAATTCCGCATAGGACAGCCCTCTTTGGGCCAAATACATTGTATGATGGCCGAGGATAATACCCTAATTGAGGTGTCGTCCCATAATAATAACCCGGATTTCTGTTAACTGAACCAGGCATTATGGTATTCACAAAGCTTCTGAGACGACCTCCAAACTGATGAAAGGAGTTGTATACTTGACTCCATGGACCTGTGGAGGGTCGAATCTGGTTCATGCCATGGCACACTCTGCACTCAACAACACGGACCGCTGCCGCCGGAACCATTAATACTGATCCACACTGGTTACATCTTACTT from Glycine soja cultivar W05 chromosome 8, ASM419377v2, whole genome shotgun sequence includes:
- the LOC114424349 gene encoding metacaspase-3-like isoform X1; this encodes MASRQVRCNQCGSVLMVPAAAVRVVECRVCHGMNQIRPSTGPWSQVYNSFHQFGGRLRSFVNTIMPGSVNRNPGYYYGTTPQLGYYPRPSYNVFGPKRAVLCGIRYHGQDSQQLNGTVNDVKNMNMFLVKYCGFPRESILILTDDMEERDPLKFPTKYNIQMAMRWLIEGSQSGDSLVFHFAGHGAQKPDMSGDELDRSDEVICPVDSREQGNILDDEINATIVRPLPRGAKLHAVIDSCHSGTVLDLAYVWSLREGYWTWDYQYYRVRRPNKDTSGGVAICISGCHDDQSSKETPALSGGYAFTGAFTYSFIYTMLNEPGLSYGRLLSAMRSIIRGIPNDPYASLFNTDFIFASRQDLQEPQLSSSMEFDVYATRVVL
- the LOC114424349 gene encoding metacaspase-3-like isoform X2, which produces MASRQVRCNQCGSVLMVPAAAVRVVECRVCHGMNQIRPSTGPWSQVYNSFHQFGGRLRSFVNTIMPGSVNRNPGYYYGTTPQLGYYPRPSYNVFGPKRAVLCGIRYHGQDSQQLNGTVNDVKNMNMFLVKYCGFPRESILILTDDMEERDPLKFPTKYNIQMAMRWLIEGSQSGDSLVFHFAGHGAQKPDMSGDELDRSDEVICPVDSREQGNILDDEINATIVRPLPRGAKLHAVIDSCHSGTVLDLAYVWSLREGYWTWDYQYYRVRRPNKDTSGGVAICISGCHDDQSSKETPVCLKWWLCVYWRLYL